One region of Synechococcales cyanobacterium T60_A2020_003 genomic DNA includes:
- a CDS encoding DUF4926 domain-containing protein has protein sequence MTKPKLFDVVELLVNLPDSDVQAGELGTIVEEYGNTDNHHAYEVEFANSEGKTIETRALTPDQFMVVWRSATKAWIPLGDRLASLLENLPEERQEQVLSFVRSLYKTPA, from the coding sequence ATGACCAAACCTAAACTCTTTGATGTCGTTGAGCTTTTGGTTAACCTCCCCGACTCTGATGTTCAAGCGGGGGAATTAGGCACAATTGTCGAAGAATACGGCAACACGGATAATCATCACGCCTACGAAGTTGAGTTTGCCAACTCCGAAGGTAAGACGATCGAAACACGGGCACTTACGCCTGATCAATTTATGGTGGTTTGGAGAAGCGCCACTAAAGCTTGGATTCCCTTAGGCGATCGCCTTGCAAGTCTTCTGGAAAACCTCCCTGAAGAAAGACAGGAGCAAGTGTTAAGCTTCGTCCGTTCTCTCTACAAAACGCCCGCTTAG